A window of Candidatus Omnitrophota bacterium genomic DNA:
TTCTATGAGGTTCTGGCCACCCCGCCGAAGAAGTGAGCCACCCACAAAAACAACCGTTGCCAAAGCATACAACATTCTTAGTTGTCCGATGGTATCCAGAATAAATACCGGTGAGTTGTGAGTTGTGCGTTGTGCATTATGCGTAAGTAATTGGGAAATTCTTATTGGTTTAAAACCATATTTAGATACCAACCTCTCAATTTGGGAGGTTCTTTCAGGATGCCGGGGAGCAATAAGCAGTTTTAAACCGGGAAACCGCCTGTTTAGATTCCGGTAAACATCCAAAAGCGCCTTTTCTTCTCCGTTATGAGTACTGCCGGCAACAAAAAGTTCACTGCCGTTTTGCAGATCCAATAAAGCTCTTAATTGCTCTATTTTCTCAATGGAAAATTGACCTAATCCCGGCTGGTCAAACTTCATATTACCGCTAACCTTTACCCTTTCAGCCGGCGCGCCTAATGAAATTATCCTTTCGGCGCCCAGTTTTGTCTGCATGCAAAATAAACTGATCTTAGACAAAATCCCTCTTAAAAGAAACCGGGCCTTCTGATAGCCCTTAAAAGAAGAAGCTGAAATACGGCCGTTTACCAGGGCTACCGGCACCTCTTTTTTGAATAGACAATTTATGAGATTAGGCCATATTTCGGTCTCCAAGATTAAAAATAAAACAGGATTTATCTTATCTACTACTGCTTTCACAATCCAGCTTAAATCAAACGGAAGATATATCACCACATCTTGCGGAGAAGCCATTTTTCTTGCTACCTGATTCCCTGTTGATGTTACGGTAGAAACAACCAATGAATAACCGGGAAACTCATTTCGTAATGCCCTTATTAAAGCTTGCGCGCTGATAATTTCGCCGACGCTGACTGCATGCAGCCAGATAACCTTCCTGCCCGAGAGCAATTCCTGTTTCTTTTTCGGCAAACGGCCAAACCGCATCAAAAAACCCCCGGCATACCTCCTATCTCTGAGCAGCCTATAAAAAAAATAAGGCAGATAAAAAATTGCCAGAACTAAGTAAATCAAATCGTAAATAATAGACATCTTATTATATTGCTAAATTGCTAAATGGCTAATATACTGCTAAACTGTTATAGCAATTTAACAATTTGACCATTTAGCAATTTAGCAGTTTATCAGTTTAACAATTTATCAGTTTATCAGTTTATCAGTTTAGCAGTTTAGCAGTTTAGCAATTTAGCAGTTTCAGTTCACGCGCGGGGATGCGCTTTTTTATAGGCAGACTTTATCCTTTCAGTAGTCAAATGAGTATAGATCTGTGTTGTAGAAAGATTTGAATGTCCTAAAAGTTCCTGGACAGACCTTAAATCTGCTCCCCGATCCAAAAGATGAGTAGCAAAGCTGTGCCTTAAGCTATGAGGAGAAGCGCCCTTCTTCATTGCCAGTTGATCGATGTATTTATCAAGGAGGCTCCTTATGCTCCGCGGGGAAATCCGCTGATTTGTCCTGTTTAAGAATAATGCCCTGTTGGAAATCCTGCAGATAAGGCGGCGGCGGGAAAGATAATCCCGGACAGACCTAAGCGCCTTATCGCCAAGAGGAGTGATCCTTTCCTTTTTCCCTTTTCCATAGACTTTTATAACTCCGCCGATAAAATCAACATCTTTAATATTCATGCTTACCAGTTCATTTACCCTGATTCCACTGCTATAAAGCGTTTCTAAAATGGCCCTGTCTCGTAAGCCGACAAGAGTATCTTCACTGGGCGCCTGCAAAAGCTTAAGCACCTCATCCAGATCTAAAAAGACAGGCAGTTTTTTATCTAACTTGGGTGTCATCAGGCTTGAGGCAGGATTATCGGCCAGGTATCCATCGCGGCATAAAAATTTAAAAAAAGAACGCAGAGCGGATATCTTTCTGGCCACACTTGATTTGGCATAGCCTTCTTTTTTTAGGTGGGCTAAAAACCTCCTTAGCGTAAGGCGGTCTACCTGCTCAAATGATTGACCATTCAAAAAAGATTCAAGGTCTTTTAAGTCTAAAAGATAATTTGTAACAGTGTGGCTCGAAACGTTCTGTTCAATCTCCAGATAAGCTATGAATTTATTTATATACCGCTCCATTTTTATTAAACTGTTAGACTAACATAATTTAGTAATTTAGCTTATGTTTCTTCGGGTAATTTCCTGGCAATGTATTTGCACTTCGGCCAGTTGGTGCAGGCATAAAAAAATCTTCCTTTCTTTGAGCGCCTCTTAACCACTTCGCCATCACAATCAGCCTGGGGGCACTTTATACCCGTGGTAATCGATCTGGTGTGCCTGCACTCTGGAAAACCCGAACAAGCCAAAAATCTTCCGTGCGCCCCCCACTTAATGACCATAGGCTTCCCGCATTCCCTGCAGATTTCCGAAGTCGGAACAGCTTCTTTTTTAATATTTTTCATTTTGTCTTTGGCTAAATCCAGGCTTTTAGAAAACGGCAGATAAAATGACTTAAGCAAGCCTACCCAATCTTTCGAACCTTCTTCGACTCGATCCAGGCTCAGTTCCATCTCAGCCGTAAACTGCGCGTTTAAAACTTCAGGAAAATGTTTAACCAATAGGTCGGTTACCACTATCCCCAGCTCCGTGGGTAAAAGCATGCCTCCGTCTCTGCGGACATAATCCCTGATTAAAATAGTATAAATTATCGGAGCGTAAGTAGAAGGCCGGCCGATCCCTTTTTCCTCTAAGTCCTTGATCAAAGAGGCATCAGAATAATGGGGAGGCGGCTTCGTAAAATGCTGAGTGGGCGTAAGGTTAACTAATGTTAACTGCTCACCTTCTTTTAGAGCGGGAATGCCTTTTTCTTTTTCTTTATCCTCTAAAAGAACAGTCCAGCCGTCAAAAATAACAGAGGAGCTGCTGACCCTGAAAAGGCAGTAACCTGCCTTAATGTTAACACTACGCGTTGAAATCAAGGCCGAAGCCATCTGGCTGGCAAGAAATTTATTCCAGATTAAATGATAAAGTTTGTGCTGATCAGGGGTCAAAAACTTAACCATCTGCTGAGGAGATCTCAAAACTGAGGTAGGACGGATAGCCTCGTGCGCGCCTTGAGCGCTTTTTTTGGATTTATACCGCCAGGCCGCCTTAGGAAGATATTTAGCGCCATAGGTCTTGGCTATATAGGATCCGGCCTGTTTCCGGGCAGCCTCAGAGACCCTTACCGAATCCGTGCGCATATAAGTAATCAATCCCTGGCTGTCTTTCTCGCCTACTTCTATGCCTTCATAAAGCTGTTGGGCTATTCTCATAGTCCTGTGAGCCGAAAAACGAAGGCGGTTGTAAGCTTCCTGTTGTAGTTTTGAGGTAATAAAAGGGGGTGACGGCCTCCTTGTCTTTTTTTTATCCTTTATTTCCTCAATGATAAAACACTTATCTTTTAAATCAGAGACTATCGAATCAGCTTGTTTTTTATCGGAGATTTCGGCTTTTTCATCCTTAATTTCTACCAGCACAGCAACAAAACCCCGGCTTTTCATCTGGTCTTGGGTCTTGCTAAGTTCGGCTTCTATCAACCAGTATTCCGCTGGATCAAAAGCAGTTATCTGTTTTTCTCTCTCGCAGATCAGTCTGAGTGTAACTGATTGGACCCTGCCGGCGCTTAAACCCCGGCCCACTTTTTTCCAGAGAAGAGGGCTTAAATTATAACCTACTATTCTGTCAAGGATACGGCGCGCCTGCTGGGCATTAACCTTATTCAAATCTATACTTCCCGGATTAGAAAAGGCAGACTTTACGGCCTCTAAGGTAATCTCGTTAAAAGACACCCGATAAATCCTGGGGTTAATATCTTTTAACATATTAGCCAAATGCCAGCTTATGGCTTCTCCTTCTCTATCCGGATCCGGCGCTAAATAAATCTCCTGTTTATTGCCGGCTTCTTTTTTTAACCGGCTGACTGTTTTTTTGTTTTTGGGAATGACAACATAGGAAGGTTCGAAATCTTTTTCAACATCTACGCCCATAGACTTTTGCGGCAGGTCCATAACGTGCCCCATAGAAGCAGTCACTTCATAATCAGGGCCTAAAAACTTATTTATGGTCTTTGCCTTAGCCGGTGATTCAACTATAACCAATGACTTTCCCATTCAATCTCCATAACCAACAAAATATTTACCGGGCAGTTCCTTAACCAACTTTTTTATCTGGAGTTTTAGCAAGATACTCAATGTTTGACCGGCCGATAAATTAAGTTCTTTTATAATTTGGTCAATATGCCTTGGCTCAGAGGACAAAATAGAACAGATTCTCTTTTCCAATCCCGCCAGCGCCGGTTTAATGCTTTTGGGTTTAGCATCCCGGGCGTAATTTTTTAAAACCGGGGCCAGTTCTTCTATTATATCCTCCGAAGAACTGGCCAACTTTGCCCCTTGTTTAATCAGGTTATGCGTACCCCTTGAGGTGCGGGAATCTATCTTTCCCGGGACAGCAAAAACTTCTCTTCCCTGCTCTAAGGCAAAATCAGCGGTAATCAGCGAACCGCTTTTCTCGGCTGCTTCGACAACTATTACCCCCAATGATAAACCGCTTATTATTCTGTTCCGTCGGGGGAAATTCCTTCTCAGCGGAGGCGTCCCGGCGGGAAATTCAGAAATAACTGCGCCCGAAACCTCTATTTGCCCGGCTAAGCCTCTATTTTCGGCGGGATACATTATATCTATCCCGCTGCCTAAAACAGCTATTGTCCTTCCCCCTGCTTTTAACGCGCCCTGGTGGCTGGCGCTGTCAATACCCCTGGCCATTCCGGAGACAACGGTCATCCCCCGACTGGCCAGCCGGCTGGCCAGTCTCTCCGCGGTGTGTTTACCATACCAGGTTGGGATTCTTGAGCCGACTATAGCTATGCTTAAGGAGTCTTCCGGTTTAAGGTTTCCTTTGACATAAAGAAGAATGGGAGGAGAAAATATATTTTTTAAACTAACAGGGTATGCCTCTTCAAAGATGGTAATTAACCTGGCCTGCTCCTTCTTTATTGCCTTAAATTCCCGGGATAGGTCTGCCTCTTTCTTTGCCTTACTTATTTTACCGGCTATTTTTTGGCTTATCAACGCTGTTTTGCTTAACGCACCTGCGTTTTTTAGTATATCCTTAGGGCTTTTAAAAAATCTAAGGAGATTTTCCAGGGTAGAAGCGCCAAACCCTTCTACCCTATTCAAGATAATTAAACTTTCCAGGTCATTCAAAAGCTCACACCGTTAACAACATGGCAAAAAATACAACCGCGACTACTAACGCAACGAGTCCCAGCATTCTGCTGCTGGTAACCACCCATTTGTCGCTGATTTGCTTCTTCAGCGCTTTGTCTAAATTTTCCATTGGATGAAATCCTCTATCCAGCTTCTGGCTTACCCGGTTCATGCTTTTAGGAAAAACCAAAAACCCTACAGCCACCAAAAAGCATACAGCGGTTATCATCCAGCCCATTATCCTGATCGTTAAAACCTCGTCCACTTTCTCACCCCCCTTCAATGAGTCCCGAAGTTTCGGGACGAATTACCTCATTTGCCTCAACACCTTTTCAATTAACTTAACAGAAACTTTATCACTGACGATAACCCGGCCTATTGCCCTGGGAAGTATGAATCTGAGCGTTTTGCCCCTGGATTTTTTGTCCAACATTATCGCTTTTGTTATCCGGCCAATATTTAAAGAACCGATTGTTGTCGGCAGTCCGATCGCTTCGAGCAAACCGATCTGCCTGAGTAAGTCTCTTTTTTTCAGCAGGCCGATGCTCTCGGCTATCCGGCCGGCAGCAACCATCCCGATAGATACTGCTTCTCCGTGATGAAGCTTCTTATATCTTCCGGCTGTTTCCAGGCCATGGCCTACGGTATGTCCGTAATTTAAAATTTCCCGTAACCCTTTTGTTTCTAATTCATCCTGCTTAACCACTTCTGCTTTAATCCGGCAGCAACGAGTTATGACATTCAGCAAGAACCGGCCATGTCTGGACCATGATTTAACAGCAATAATATCCCGGACAGCCTGAACATCTTTCTCCAGATAATCAAAAAGCGGCCGGTCTTCAATCACTCCGTATTTCACAACCTCGCTGAATCCACAGCGCAGTTCACGGGGAGGAAGGGTCTTAAGTAAATCTATATCAGCATAAACCAGTTTTGGCTGATAAAAAGTTCCCGCCAAATTTTTAGCCCGGGGGAGGTTAATTGCGGTTTTACCGCCGATCGAGCTATCCACCTGGCCAACCAGAGTGGTCGGTATGTGGACCAGGTTTATTCCCCGCATATAAGTCGAGGCAGCAAAACCGGCCAGGTCACCGGTGGTGCCGCCGCCGACAGCTATAACTAAAGAGGTTCGATCCAATTTATTCTTTAAAAACTCATCATAAAGACGCATAACCATTTTATTAGACTTGAATCTTTCTAAATCAGGATGCCGTTTGTATTCTCTGCCTGAAGGAACTATTGCCAGATTTACCTTAAACCCTGAATGTGCCAACCTGTCATAAAAACCTTTAAACCAGGGAAGTCTTTCGACTACGGGATTAGTAACCAGCGCAACACGCCCGCCGACATCCAGCTTTTCTTTCTTCAAAACACTGCTGAATCCGGCCAGTATCTTGCTCCCAATGATGATCGGGTAACTGTTTTCAGCTAATTCCACTTTTATTTCTGCCATCTTTACCTCATTGTTAAATTGCTAAATGGCTAAATTGCTATAACAGTTTAGCAGTTTATCAGTTTAACAGTTTAACAATTTTATTTACCACTTCTTCTACCGTCAGCTCTGATGTGTCAATAGCAAAATCTGCCTTGGCATAGTAGGGTTTTCTGGCACTTAGAAGATCCTTTATTTTAGTTAAGGGGTCATCGACGTTGAGAAGCGGCCGATGAATCCGGCCTTTGACCCTTGAATAAATAATTTCCGGCCTGGAGCTAAGGCAAACCAACACTCCGTTCTTTTTCAGATTATCTATATTTTGTTTATCCAGGACAACCCCGCCTCCGGTTGCCAGAACTTGATCATCCAGGCGAGAGACTTTTTTAGCTGTTATCTTTTCCAGACGGCGAAAATGCTGTTCACTATCTTGTTTAAATATTTCGTTGATCGAGCGACCGGTTTGTCGTTCTATCTCGTCGTCTAAGTCCAGGTATTTCCGGCCTAACTTCCTGGCTAATGCCCTGGCTACTACCGTCTTGCCCGTTCCCATAAAACCAACTAAAACAATGTTCATAATTGCGTTATGCGTTATGCGTTGTGCGTTGTGCGTTTTAACGTTTATGTCCTATTTTTATTTAAAATCCCGTTTTGCTTTTCTTGACGCGCAACGCGCAACGCATAACGCATAACGAGGTTAACAGTTTATGTTTGAATTTAAAATTCCTTAACTTGTTTGATATACCCTTGATAATTACGTTTCATCTCTTCCATGCTATCGCCGCCGAATTTCTCAAGCATTAACTTAGCAATTTCAAAAGCAAGCACTGCTTCCGCAATTATCCCGGCTGAAGCCACAACGCATATATCTGCCCGTTCAAATCTCGCTAACATCTGTTTTTTAGAAGATACATCAACCGATTTTAATGGACTGCGCAGTGTTGAAATCGGCTTTATTGCCGCCGACAAAACAACATCCTCTCCATTACTTATTCCGCCTTCAATTCCGCCGGCATTATTTGAACTGCGGTAAAATCCCTTTCCTTTTTTATAAAAAATCTCATCATGGACCTTAGACCCCGTTTTAGCGGCAGCCCCAAAACCAATTCCGAATTCCACCCCTTTAACCGACGGGATAGAAGCTATTGCTTTTGCTAAAGAACCGTCAAGCCTGCGGTCATAACTAACATGGCTGCCCAGGCCGGGAGGCACCCCTTTAACTATTATTTTAAAAATACCGCCCGCTGTATCGCCGGACCGGGCCGCCTCATCAATCTTGTTAATCATTAGTTTCTCTGCCGCCTTATCAGCGCAATTCAACCTGGACTTGCGGCATTTCTTCTTAACTTCATCAAAAGAAAGCCTTTCGCTATCAGCCGTAATTCCGGCGATATTAACAACATGACTTAAGATATCTATCTTGAACTCGCTGAGTAATTGCCGGGTAATAGCCCCCACCGCAACCCGGCAGGCAGTTTCCCGGGCACTGGCCCGCTCCAAAACATCCCTCAGGTCCCGGCGGTTGTATTTAAGCGCGCCGGCCAGATCGGCGTGGCCCGGCCGGGGATTAGTAAAAAAGGGAAGGCTGTCAATAGATTCGGCTTTATTTTTGACCAACAAGGCTATCGGGCTGCCAATGGTCTCAGACCTTCTTAGCCCGGAAAGAATCTCAACCTTATCGGATTCTATCTTCATTCTCCGGCTGCGCCCATATCCTGCCTGACGCCGGGAAAGTTCCCGGTTGATCAGGCCGATGTCTATAGTTAAACCGGCAACCATCCCTTCTAGGATTGCTATCAAACACTTGCCGTGCGACTCACCGGCGGTTAAATACCTCAACATAAAAAAACCTCCGAAATATACTGCTAAACTGCTAAATGGCTAAATTGTTAAATCGCAAAGGTCGCAAAAAGTCTTGTGCTCTTTGCGGACATTTTGCGATTTTTGCGAACTATTTCCAACAGCAGTTTAACAATTTAACAGTTTAGCAATTAGCTAATATAGCAGCCAACCGATTATTTTTTCCCCCCAGATAATAGAAATAACCGTTCCCAGCGATAAAAACGGGCCGTAGGGAATTATGCTTACATTTTTCTTTATCTTTAAAATTATACCTATTATCGCCCCGAACAAAGGGGAGATAAAAAAAACCAACAGCACCATTTTCCAGCCGATAAATGCGCCAATCATAGCCAGCAGTTTAACGTCGCCTCCGCCCATAGACTCTTTTTTAAACACGAAATCGCCTAAAAGACCGAGTAAATAAATTGTCCCGCCTCCGGCTATAAGGCCCAAAAGCGAATACAACAGCGAAAGAACGTGAGAATCCAGGCGATGAAGGCCGGGATAGATAAAACTTATTGTCAGTCCGCTAATCATCCCCGGTAAACTGATTTCGTCAGGAATGATGTGCTCTTTTATATCGATAAAAGCAGCGGCTATCAATGCCGATACCAAAGCCGCATAAATCAAAAAAAGGATACTTAGCCCAAAATAATTAAAAAATAGGAGAAAAAACCCGGCAGCGATCAACTCAACCATGGGATATTGAAATGAAATCGGTTTTTTACAATAACGGCATTTTGCTTTGAGCATTAGATAGCTCAAAAAGGGAATATTCTCATACCAGGTTAATTTGTGACTGCAATTCGGGCAATGAGACCGCGGCCGGATGATAGATTCGCCTTTCCCCAGGCGGTAAATACATACATTCAAAAAACTGCCCACGCATGCCCCAATAATAAAAATAATAACTTTTAACATATAAATTGCTAAATTGTTAAACTGTTATATTGCTTTCCGATTTAGCCATTTAGCCATTTAGCAATTTAACAGTTTACTTTGTTTTAACAGCGCCTTTCCCATCACATCTATCGGCGCCTTTCTGCCGGTCCAGAGCCGAAAAGAAGCTGCTCCCTGATAAAGCAGCATCCCCAAGCCATTGGCTGTCCTCAATCTTTTCTGCTTAGCGCATTTTAATAGTTTTGTCTCCGGCGGATTATAGATAAGGTCATAAACTGCTAATCGACGGTGTAAACAATCCGGATCAATCAAAAGAGGATCC
This region includes:
- a CDS encoding shikimate kinase produces the protein MNIVLVGFMGTGKTVVARALARKLGRKYLDLDDEIERQTGRSINEIFKQDSEQHFRRLEKITAKKVSRLDDQVLATGGGVVLDKQNIDNLKKNGVLVCLSSRPEIIYSRVKGRIHRPLLNVDDPLTKIKDLLSARKPYYAKADFAIDTSELTVEEVVNKIVKLLN
- the topA gene encoding type I DNA topoisomerase, producing MGKSLVIVESPAKAKTINKFLGPDYEVTASMGHVMDLPQKSMGVDVEKDFEPSYVVIPKNKKTVSRLKKEAGNKQEIYLAPDPDREGEAISWHLANMLKDINPRIYRVSFNEITLEAVKSAFSNPGSIDLNKVNAQQARRILDRIVGYNLSPLLWKKVGRGLSAGRVQSVTLRLICEREKQITAFDPAEYWLIEAELSKTQDQMKSRGFVAVLVEIKDEKAEISDKKQADSIVSDLKDKCFIIEEIKDKKKTRRPSPPFITSKLQQEAYNRLRFSAHRTMRIAQQLYEGIEVGEKDSQGLITYMRTDSVRVSEAARKQAGSYIAKTYGAKYLPKAAWRYKSKKSAQGAHEAIRPTSVLRSPQQMVKFLTPDQHKLYHLIWNKFLASQMASALISTRSVNIKAGYCLFRVSSSSVIFDGWTVLLEDKEKEKGIPALKEGEQLTLVNLTPTQHFTKPPPHYSDASLIKDLEEKGIGRPSTYAPIIYTILIRDYVRRDGGMLLPTELGIVVTDLLVKHFPEVLNAQFTAEMELSLDRVEEGSKDWVGLLKSFYLPFSKSLDLAKDKMKNIKKEAVPTSEICRECGKPMVIKWGAHGRFLACSGFPECRHTRSITTGIKCPQADCDGEVVKRRSKKGRFFYACTNWPKCKYIARKLPEET
- a CDS encoding prepilin peptidase yields the protein MLKVIIFIIGACVGSFLNVCIYRLGKGESIIRPRSHCPNCSHKLTWYENIPFLSYLMLKAKCRYCKKPISFQYPMVELIAAGFFLLFFNYFGLSILFLIYAALVSALIAAAFIDIKEHIIPDEISLPGMISGLTISFIYPGLHRLDSHVLSLLYSLLGLIAGGGTIYLLGLLGDFVFKKESMGGGDVKLLAMIGAFIGWKMVLLVFFISPLFGAIIGIILKIKKNVSIIPYGPFLSLGTVISIIWGEKIIGWLLY
- the dprA gene encoding DNA-processing protein DprA produces the protein MNDLESLIILNRVEGFGASTLENLLRFFKSPKDILKNAGALSKTALISQKIAGKISKAKKEADLSREFKAIKKEQARLITIFEEAYPVSLKNIFSPPILLYVKGNLKPEDSLSIAIVGSRIPTWYGKHTAERLASRLASRGMTVVSGMARGIDSASHQGALKAGGRTIAVLGSGIDIMYPAENRGLAGQIEVSGAVISEFPAGTPPLRRNFPRRNRIISGLSLGVIVVEAAEKSGSLITADFALEQGREVFAVPGKIDSRTSRGTHNLIKQGAKLASSSEDIIEELAPVLKNYARDAKPKSIKPALAGLEKRICSILSSEPRHIDQIIKELNLSAGQTLSILLKLQIKKLVKELPGKYFVGYGD
- a CDS encoding 3-deoxy-D-manno-octulosonic acid transferase, which gives rise to MSIIYDLIYLVLAIFYLPYFFYRLLRDRRYAGGFLMRFGRLPKKKQELLSGRKVIWLHAVSVGEIISAQALIRALRNEFPGYSLVVSTVTSTGNQVARKMASPQDVVIYLPFDLSWIVKAVVDKINPVLFLILETEIWPNLINCLFKKEVPVALVNGRISASSFKGYQKARFLLRGILSKISLFCMQTKLGAERIISLGAPAERVKVSGNMKFDQPGLGQFSIEKIEQLRALLDLQNGSELFVAGSTHNGEEKALLDVYRNLNRRFPGLKLLIAPRHPERTSQIERLVSKYGFKPIRISQLLTHNAQRTTHNSPVFILDTIGQLRMLYALATVVFVGGSLLRRGGQNLIEPAVLGKPVISGPHFFNFQDVGDMLISKNGAIVVKDKPELEKAVVELLDEPSKRLLLGQRAKEVVEANLGATDRCIELIKIKALNPK
- the aroC gene encoding chorismate synthase, with the translated sequence MLRYLTAGESHGKCLIAILEGMVAGLTIDIGLINRELSRRQAGYGRSRRMKIESDKVEILSGLRRSETIGSPIALLVKNKAESIDSLPFFTNPRPGHADLAGALKYNRRDLRDVLERASARETACRVAVGAITRQLLSEFKIDILSHVVNIAGITADSERLSFDEVKKKCRKSRLNCADKAAEKLMINKIDEAARSGDTAGGIFKIIVKGVPPGLGSHVSYDRRLDGSLAKAIASIPSVKGVEFGIGFGAAAKTGSKVHDEIFYKKGKGFYRSSNNAGGIEGGISNGEDVVLSAAIKPISTLRSPLKSVDVSSKKQMLARFERADICVVASAGIIAEAVLAFEIAKLMLEKFGGDSMEEMKRNYQGYIKQVKEF
- the xerC gene encoding tyrosine recombinase XerC translates to MERYINKFIAYLEIEQNVSSHTVTNYLLDLKDLESFLNGQSFEQVDRLTLRRFLAHLKKEGYAKSSVARKISALRSFFKFLCRDGYLADNPASSLMTPKLDKKLPVFLDLDEVLKLLQAPSEDTLVGLRDRAILETLYSSGIRVNELVSMNIKDVDFIGGVIKVYGKGKKERITPLGDKALRSVRDYLSRRRLICRISNRALFLNRTNQRISPRSIRSLLDKYIDQLAMKKGASPHSLRHSFATHLLDRGADLRSVQELLGHSNLSTTQIYTHLTTERIKSAYKKAHPRA
- the aroB gene encoding 3-dehydroquinate synthase; its protein translation is MAEIKVELAENSYPIIIGSKILAGFSSVLKKEKLDVGGRVALVTNPVVERLPWFKGFYDRLAHSGFKVNLAIVPSGREYKRHPDLERFKSNKMVMRLYDEFLKNKLDRTSLVIAVGGGTTGDLAGFAASTYMRGINLVHIPTTLVGQVDSSIGGKTAINLPRAKNLAGTFYQPKLVYADIDLLKTLPPRELRCGFSEVVKYGVIEDRPLFDYLEKDVQAVRDIIAVKSWSRHGRFLLNVITRCCRIKAEVVKQDELETKGLREILNYGHTVGHGLETAGRYKKLHHGEAVSIGMVAAGRIAESIGLLKKRDLLRQIGLLEAIGLPTTIGSLNIGRITKAIMLDKKSRGKTLRFILPRAIGRVIVSDKVSVKLIEKVLRQMR